The proteins below come from a single Elgaria multicarinata webbii isolate HBS135686 ecotype San Diego chromosome 11, rElgMul1.1.pri, whole genome shotgun sequence genomic window:
- the SRRM2 gene encoding serine/arginine repetitive matrix protein 2 yields the protein MYNGIGLPTPRGSGTNGYVQRNLSAVRHKKDRTDYKSEEELRKLESSLVKKPNQDILDHERKRKVELKCLELAELMEEQGYGEGEIQEKVATFRIMLLEKDVAVVKEGEPQQKPTVTETHQLAEANEKKNERLRAAFGISDNYVDGSSFDPNRRAKEAATAAAAKQLQEQQKQYSLVKESSSSRSPSPKQKKKKKKKDRGRSESRSPSRRERKKSSKKKKHRSESKKRKHRSPSPKSKHKSKEKKRKRSTSESASQKGRRDRSSSPDGSSSSDASRSRSGSITTQKRGTLRRQSKSPSAPSRKQGETEVAPKNLPERERSSSSEPVRRGRSSSPREGREKREKALSKHSPAHENRQRSASPLSPTKEKERDKERKSARHGGRKSTPSFERDSRLKRGSPVPNDPSREKAIGHNYPSSKEGRSPTCTSPPPKKQSEDRNGTLPPSKAKMSPDQKEQLTAASSSPASKATEAKLRKDSHDGSPHQRSRSPSESGSCSSSSSSSPSPTNKPTTVSRSSSPEDPPKRQDKEKVSAHRERSSSSPEISRSGQKQSAKTTSRRELSGSPPARNTKSRASRRDKSLSQTPIARRGRSRSRTPPKRGRSRTRTPPRRGRSRSAQRRARSRSRTPLRRARSRSPQWRGRSRTPQRWGRSRSRTPPRWGRSRTPQRRGWSRSRTPQRHGWSRSRNSGRWGRSRTPPRRGRSRSRTPPRRGRSRSRTPPRRVRSRSQPRRGRSRTRSPPRRGRSSSSPRREKSLISARRSRSVSSPDRKASRISSRRSRSDSSPRIRERTRKVLRRSHSGSSPELRSRLRVSPRRSRSVSLPKARKKAQLSPRRSRSGSSPRSRKKKSRTPPRRSRSSSSPRLRKKSRLSPRRSRSRSFPTPKKKSKSPARRSQSRTPPAVKNKSRMSPRSRSGSSPRLTKKFEASSAVEDKTKMPSRRSRSGSSPALRRTSNSPARRSRSGSSPDLEERLPRRRNRSESSPEVKTKSRSESSPGLKKEVRSSPRQSRSSSSQSSARENSLSPPRQAASPEPKSTPPLQRSRSGRSLAAKERPRSPQLRQSRSGSPPALREKSLSPARRTASGSSSELKKKSTSPLEKCKTDSSELKKSRSSPRRSRSGSSPLIKEQSRSPPRSKSRYSPDTKKSASPLKQARSDLSPPAVKEKSRSPARRSGSRSSPELNGKSKSPPQQNKSQETKAKSGSPRQNKSESLAVMGRATSPCRKSKSGSSLSGKEKSQSPPRQGQTVPSPGLKKSEIPLRRSRSGSSSSSSSSSSSSSSSSSSSSSSSSPEDDKSRSPPKLSRSAALSVKKSKSIPSPTRSRSDSSSEPENITIAAIAKHNRPGASPEARETSRTAVMGPRLPLEKKETPRDAPRRSRSGSYSGAKEKSRTRSSESSSESSPERKEKSVSRSVSPVRPTVKSKTPPRRRTSRSPPRPRAKSRTPPKRGRSGSPPRPRVKSRTPPRRRRSGSSPRPRIKSRTPPRRRRSGSSPRPRMKRRSGSSPRAREKSRTPITRRRRSISPLSPKRKSRTPLRRGRSRSLSRERSNTSIHPHRSQSSSHCDRPRTSLRQGRSGSPSRRSRSRSFSRRRDKSRGSLRRERSISSPGRSRSRSPSRQDKPRFLWKGERSVSSPRRGHSQSPARREMSRLSPQRSATSRNASRSPPRLDASRITATCKGTGSRASPDFQSSPVRKHSRSGSREICTSPGRKSRSPPVLERYPKSDTQEKPAASSLWHSKSNAAIPRTPTPPCDGSPKPQKTLSPAPSMLRESPAVSKNGGFTAVRGSPGDRSQIAHPAVVRDDTVPGAPLVPGRSNSHAGSPSPVKARSASPSSSSSSSASPSPLPALVSVLAPPPKEEESVPEGKVAERPEVRLPTLEPEPQLSSATVEENNTKSSCPPAPQPAVPSPPPSAPSKAKRSSSASSTTSSSSSSSSSSSSSSSSDSESSSSESSPHDQPVKDLEAEIVLKQPPSPVLKEGPRDERPPEVGKRKRRSRSSSSSSSSSSSSSSSSSSSSSSSSSASSSSSSSSSSTSSPKTGPQAAAKVAPKKKPSPEKRKSHSPRKPIDSLRDSRSLSYSPVERCLVSPPVQPPSAPRDRRRDRSRDRSLQRNRRSISRSPGRKRRRNSPGPRGPRRRTSRSP from the exons ATGTACAATGGGATAGGACTCCCCACTCCCCGGGGCAGTGGCACCAACGGTTACGTGCAGCGCAACCTCTCGGCCGTGCGCCACAAGAAGGATCGTACTGACTACAAGTCAGAAGAGGAGTTGAGGAAGCTGGAGTCGTCTCTGGTTAAAAAACCCAACCAGGACATCCTGGACCACGAGCGCAAGCGGAAGGTTGAGCTGAAATGCTTAGAGCTGGCTGAGCTCATGGAAGAGCAGGG GTATGGAGAAGGGGAGATCCAGGAAAAAGTAGCCACTTTTCGGATTATGCTTCTAGAGAAGGATGTAGCAGTGGTCAAGGAGGGGGAACCGCAGCAGAAGCCAAC TGTCACAGAGACCCATCAGCTGGCTGAGGCCAATGAGAAGAAGAACGAGAGGCTTCGAGCTGCGTTTGGAATTAGTGACAACTATGTGGACGGCAGCTCCTTTGACCCCAACCGCAGGGCCAAGGAGGCAGCGACAGCTGCAGCAGCCAAGCAACTGCAGGAGCAGCAAAAGCAGTACAG TCTTGTCAAAGAGTCCAGCAGCTCCCGCTCACCATCCCcaaagcagaaaaagaagaaaaagaagaaagacagaggcag GTCTGAAAGCAGGTCACCTTCtcggagagagaggaagaaaagctcaaagaaaaagaaacacag GTCAGAGTCGAAGAAAAGGAAGCACAG gtctCCAAGTCCCAAGAGCAAACACAAATCCAAGGAAAAGAAACGAAAGAG GTCCACCAGTGAGTCTGCATCACAGAAAGGCCGCCGAGATCGTTCTTCCTCCCCAGATGGTTCTTCCTCGTCAGATGCTTCTCGTAGCAG GTCAGGCAGCATCACTACTCAGAAACGGGGGACCCTAAGACGGCAGAGCAAGTCTCCCTCTGCACCTTCGCGGAAACAAGGAGAAACAGAGGTAGCTCCCAAGAACCTGCCGGAGAGAGAGCGTTCATCTTCTTCTGAGCCTGTCCGGCGGGGCAGGAGCTCAAGTCCTCGAGAAGGCAGAGAAAAACGGGAG AAAGCCCTGTCCAAGCATTCTCCGGCACATGAGAACCGTCAGCGTTCCGCCAGCCCTTTATCTCCtaccaaagagaaagaaagagacaagGAGAGGAAGTCTGCTCGGCATGGGGGTCGGAAATCCACTCCCTCATTTGAGCGGGATTCGAGGTTGAAGCGTGGTTCCCCAGTGCCGAATGATCCATCCCGGGAAAAAGCCATTGGGCACAACTATCCTTCCTctaaagagggcaggtcaccaacctgtacctccccaccccctaagAAGCAATCAGAAGATCGTAATGGGACTCTCCCACCATCCAAGGCTAAGATGTCCCCTGACCAGAAGGAGCAGCTGACAGCTGCCTCATCTTCTCCTGCTTCTAAGGCCACTGaggccaagttgaggaaggaCTCACATGATGGGTCTCCACACCAGCGCTCCCGTTCTCCTTCAGAGAGTGgtagctgctcctcctcttcttcctcttctccttcccctacAAACAAGCCAACCACAGTTTCCCGCAGCTCTTCCCCAGAGGACCCTCCCAAAAGGCAAGACAAAGAGAAGGTGTCTGCACACAGAGAGAGGTCTAGCTCATCCCCTGAAATCTCCCGCTCTGGGCAAAAGCAATCCGCCAAGACTACATCTCGACGTGAACTATCAGGCAGCCCTCCAGCCAGGAACACCAAGTCAAGGGCCAGTCGGAGGGACAAATCTCTCTCCCAAACGCCCATTGCTCGCAGAGGTAGATCTCGGTCCCGCACCCCACCTAAGAGAGGCAGATCACGTACGCGTACACCTCCAAGGAGGGGAAGATCTCGCTCTGCTCAGAGACGTGCCCGATCCCGTTCTCGCACTCCTTTGAGAAGGGCCCGTTCTCGCAGCCCTCAGTGGAGGGGCAGGTCGAGAACACCCCAGCGGTGGGGCAGGTCACGCTCACGTACTCCACCCAGATGGGGCCGATCTCGTACCCCTCAGAGGCGTGGCTGGTCCCGTTCTAGAACCCCCCAAAGGCATGGTTGGTCTAGAAGCAGAAATAGTGGGAGATGGGGAAGGTCAAGGACACCACCAAGAAGGGGGAGGTCGCGTTCAAGAACCCCACCAAGAAGAGGCAGGTCTAGATCAAGAACTCCACCCAGACGAGTAAGATCTCGATCTCAACCTAGAAGAGGCCGATCTAGAACCAGAAGCCCTCCCAGGAGAGGGAGGTCAAGCTCTTCGCCAAGGAGAGAGAAATCCTTGATTTCAGCCAGGCGAAGCAGGTCTGTGTCATCTCCAGATCGGAAGGCCTCTAGAATTTCTTCAAGGAGAAGTCGATCTGACTCTTCCCCCAGAATAAGAGAAAGGACCAGAAAAGTGCTGAGGCGTAGCCACTCGGGATCATCTCCTGAATTAAGAAGCAGATTACGAGTGTCTCCCAGGCGCAGTCGATCTGTATCGCTTCCAAAGGCCCGAAAGAAAGCTCAGTTGTCTCCTAGGAGGAGTCGTTCAGGTTCATCTCCAAGATCAAGGAAGAAAAAATCAAGAACACCTCCTCGGCGCAGTCGCTCTAGTTCTTCTCCGAGGCTGAGAAAGAAGTCCAGATTATCTCCAAGGCGAAGTAGGTCTCGTTCTTTTCCAACACCAAAAAAGAAATCTAAATCACCTGCCAGGCGTAGTCAATCCAGGACACCCCCAGCAGTCAAAAATAAATCCAGAATGTCCCCAAGGAGCAGATCTGGCTCATCTCCCAGACTCACAAAGAAGTTTGAGGCTTCATCAGCAGTTGAAGACAAAACTAAAATGCCTTCCAGAAGGAGCCGGTCTGGTTCATCTCCAGCATTGAGGAGGACATCTAACTCTCCTGCAAGACGTAGTAGGTCTGGGTCCTCTCCAGATCTAGAGGAGAGATTGCCAAGAAGGCGAAACAGGTCTGAGTCTTCGCCAGAAGTTAAAACCAAGTCAAGGTCAGAGTCATCCCCTGGGCTGAAGAAGGAAGTACGGTCATCTCCAAGGCAAAGCCGGTCTAGTTCTTCTCAATCATCAGCAAGGGAAAACTCTTTATCACCTCCGAGACAAGCAGCCTCTCCAGAGCCGAAATCCACACCTCCATTGCAGCGAAGCAGATCTGGGAGGTCTCTAGCAGCGAAGGAAAGACCTAGATCGCCGCAGCTAAGGCAGAGCAGGTCTGGATCACCTCCCGCTTTGAGggagaaatctctctctcctgCGAGACGAACTGCATCTGGATCTTCCTCGGAACTGAAGAAGAAATCAACTTCACCACTGGAGAAGTGCAAAACCGATTCTTCGGAGCTGAAGAAATCCAGATCATCACCAAGACGAAGCCGGTCAGGCTCCTCACCGTTAATCAAAGAGCAGTCTAGATCGCCTCCCAGGAGCAAGTCCAGATATTCTCCTGACACAAAGAAATCTGCATCACCTTTGAAGCAAGCCAGGTCTGATCTCTCCCCTCCAGCAGTGAAAGAGAAGTCGAGGTCGCCTGCCAGGAGAAGTGGGTCCCGGTCATCTCCTGAACTAAATGGCAAATCTAAATCTCCCCCACAGCAAAATAAATCccaagaaacaaaagcaaaatctgGATCACCCAGGCAGAACAAATCGGAATCTTTGGCAGTAATGGGGAGAGCTACATCACCATGCCGGAAGAGTAAATCAGGTTCATCTCTCTCTGGAAAAGAGAAATCGCAGTCGCCCCCGAGGCAAGGCCAGACTGTACCATCACCAGGACTTAAGAAGTCCGAGATTCCATTGAGGCGAAGTCGGTCTggatcttcttcctcctcctcctcgtcatcctcttcctcctcctcttcttcctcctcttcttcatcatcgtCTTCTCCAGAGGATGATAAATCACGATCACCTCCAAAACTAAGCCGCTCTGCTGCGCTGTCAGTCAAGAAGAGCAAATCTATACCATCCCCAACACGCAGCAGGTCAGATTCCTCTTCAGAACCAGAGAACATCACAATTGCAGCCATCGCAAAGCACAACAGACCTGGAGCTTCTCCGGAAGCCCGAGAGACTTCAAGAACTGCGGTGATGGGACCTAGATTGCCCTTGGAGAAGAAAGAGACGCCCAGAGATGCACCTCGGAGGAGTAGGTCGGGGTCATATTCTGGGGCTAAAGAAAAGTCAAGAACGCGCTCCAGTGAGAGTAGTTCAGAATCCTCCCCAGAACGGAAAGAGAAGTCTGTAAGCAGGTCTGTGTCACCTGTGAGACCGACTGTAAAATCCAAAACACCTCCACGACGTAGGACATCAAGGTCGCCACCCAGGCCTAGAGCAAAATCCAGAACACCACCAAAGCGTGGCAGGTCTGGGTCACCACCAAGACCCAGAGTGAAGTCCAGAACGCCACCAAGACGACGCAGGTCAGGATCATCTCCAAGACCCAGAATTAAGTCTAGAACGCCACCAAGGCGGCGCAGGTCTGGATCATCCCCCAGGCCCCGAATGAA ACGCAGGTCTGGATCCTCTCCACGGGCCAGAGAGAAGTCTAGAACACCGATTACGAGAAGACGGAGATCCATCTCCCCGCTGAGCCCTAAGCGGAAATCTCGAACACCTCTGAGGCGTGGAAGATCCAGATCACTCTCCAGGGAAAGGTCAAACACCAGCATTCATCCTCATCGGTCTCAGTCATCGTCCCACTGTGACAGACCTAGAACCTCCTTGCGACAGGGGAGATCTGGTTCCCCCTCACGGAGGAGTCGCTCCCGCTCATTCTCCAGGAGACGAGACAAGTCTAGGGGCTCGCTCCGGAGGGAGAGGTCTATCTCCTCCCCAGGCCGAAGCCGCTCAAGGTCCCCATCTCGCCAGGACAAGCCTCGCTTCCTGTGGAAGGGTGAGCGCTCTGTCTCCTCGCCACGCAGAGGTCATTCCCAGTCACCAGCACGGAGAGAGATGTCGAGGCTGTCTCCACAGCGGTCTGCCACCAGTCGGAACGCATCCCGTTCCCCTCCCAGGTTAGACGCCTCGCGTATAACAGCAACCTGCAAAGGCACTGGGTCCAGAGCATCTCCTGATTTTCAGTCATCTCCTGTGAGGAAGCATTCCAGGTCAGGTTCCCGGGAAATCTGCACCTCTCCAGGAAGGAAATCTCGCTCCCCTCCTGTGCTGGAGAGATACCCCAAGTCTGACACCCAGGAGAAGCCAGCAGCCTCCTCCCTTTGGCACAGCAAGAGCAACGCTGCCATTCCTCGCACTCCAACTCCACCTTGTGATGGCTCTCCTAAACCGCAAAAAACCCTGTCCCCTGCTCCATCCATGCTACGGGAGTCGCCTGCAGTGTCGAAGAATGGCGGGTTCACGGCCGTCCGAGGCAGCCCAGGAGATAGGAGTCAGATCGCGCATCCTGCTGTGGTTCGAGATGACACCGTTCCTGGTGCTCCCTTGGTGCCAGGGAGAAGCAATTCTCATGCAGGCTCTCCTTCCCCTGTTAAAGCTAGGTCGgcgtctccttcctcctcctcttcctcctctgcttcccCTAGCCCCTTGCCAGCCCTGGTTTCTGTGCTCGCCCCACCTCCCAAAGAAGAGGAGTCTGTACCTGAAGGAAAGGTAGCCGAGAGGCCCGAGGTGCGCCTCCCCACCCTTGAGCCTGAGCCACAGTTGTCTTCTGCCACTGTGGAGGAGAACAACACCAAGAGCAGCTGCCCCCCGGCCCCCCAGCCGgctgtcccctccccaccaccctctGCCCCCTCGAAAGCGAAGAGAAGTTCATCTGCTTCGTCCACCACTTCGTCGTCGTCCTCATCTTCGTCGTCGTCCTCGTCTTCTTCATCTTCTGATTCCGAGTCCAGCTCATCCGAGTCCAGCCCCCACGATCAGCCAGTAAAGGACCTCGAGGCTGAGATTGTACTGAAACA GCCACCAAGCCCGGTGCTGAAGGAGGGTCCCCGGGACGAGCGGCCTCCGGAAGTAGGCAAGCGCAAGCGGCGCTCTCGGAGCTCCAGCAGTTCCAGCagcagctcttcctcctcttcctcgtcctcctcctcttcctcctcctcctcctcttcggcctcttcctcgtcttcctcctcctcctcctccacatcgTCGCCTAAGACTGGGCCCCAGGCAGCCGCCAAGGTGGCCCCCAAAAAGAAACCGTCTCCTGAGAAGAGAAA GTCACACAGCCCCCGGAAGCCTATTGACTCCTTGCGTGACTCGCGCTCCCTCAGCTACTCCCCAGTAGAACGGTGCCTGGTTTCCCCTCCGGTCCAGCCACCTTCTGCTCCAAGGGATCGACGTAG GGACAGGTCCAGAGACAGATCTTTGCAGAGAAACAGACGAAGCATCAGCAGGTCTCCAGGACGGAAACGGCGGCGCAATTCCCCCGGCCCCCGAGGCCCCCGTCGTAGAACTTCAAG GTCCCCCTAA